The sequence TTTTGTTCAATCGTCTCATATGCCTGTCGCCTTCAAAGGCAGTGCTGAGCCAGGTCCGAACGATCTCAGCAGCCAGGTCCTTTCCTATGATCCTGCCGCCCAAAACAAGGATGTTGGCATCATTGTGCAGGCGGCTCATCCGGGCACTGAACAGGTCATTACAGAGAGCTGCCCTGACATTAGGGAACTTGTTCGCTACCAT comes from Nitrospirota bacterium and encodes:
- the rpiB gene encoding ribose 5-phosphate isomerase B; translated protein: NTDSVDYPDFGEKVSKLVSSEEVDRGILICGTGLGMSMVANKFPNVRAALCNDLFSARMSRLHNDANILVLGGRIIGKDLAAEIVRTWLSTAFEGDRHMRRLNKIKKIEETINSDDK